The Muntiacus reevesi chromosome 5, mMunRee1.1, whole genome shotgun sequence genome segment ctccagtattcttgcctggagaagcccattgacagaggagcctggtgggctaccatccatgatgtcacagagagccagacacaactgaagcgacttagctatACAAAATTGTTGTAGAGGCTGTAAAGCAGGGGCGAGCATGGAAGTGTCAGATGGATGTCTGTCCCCTCTTCTCAATCTGATCCCAGGCCTGAGAGGGACCCTGATGCCAAGGACGGGCAGCCTCAGAGGGGAGTGGACGTGGTGTACGCGGCAGATGGCTCTCTGCAGGGCAGGCTGGACCCTCGGAGGGGAGGCACGACGATGGGTTAGAATCTCCTCCTCGGCTCATGTTTGCTGAGGGGACACTGAGCCTGGTCCAGGACTGAGGGCAGGGCAACACTCCATGTGttggattgttgttcagttgcaaagtcacgttccactctttgcgacctgtggcacaccaggcttccctgtcctctacttCACAGAGTCGGCTcgaacttatgtccattgagtcagtgatgccatccatccaagcatctcatcctctgccgcccctttctcttgccctcaatctttcccagcatcatggtcttttccaatgagtcagctcttcacatcaggtgcccaaagtactggagcttcagcatcagtatcagtccttccaatgaatattcagggttgatttcccttgggattgactgatttgatctccttactgtccaagggactctcaagagtcttctctagcaccacaatacaaaagcatcaattcttcggctctcagccttccttatggtccaactctcacatccatagtgagtgaagtgaagccgctcagtcatgtctgacactttgcaaccccatggactgtagcctaccatgctactccatccatgggattttctaggcaagagtattggagtgggttgcccttttcttcgccagaggatcttcctgacccagggatcgaacccgggtctctcgcatttgggcagacgctttaccgtctgagtcaccagggaagccctcacatccatacattactggaaaagccatagttttgactatatggacctttgtcagcaaacggatgtctctgcttttgaatatgctgcctaggtttgtcatagcttttctggaTTAGGAATTATATATTGGTTGTCTACCACGTGCGGCCCTGTTCCAGCCACTGCACACCAGGAGGAGGGTGAGGGAGCGAGCGGGATGCGGGAACTCTAGTGTTGACCCAAGCGGCAGGGGAGGGGAGCGTCTCAAGTTCGCTGAGCAGCCTGCTCCTGCCATTGAGATAAACAGGAAGGGAGCTGGGGATtccagggcgggggtggggcgtCAGTGAAGGAAAGACGCCTAGCGCTCACCTCCTGCGCCCACGCCTCTGCAGCACCGTTGTTCTGGAGCTCCTGCTCCTGTCTGCCCACCAGATCAGCATCTCAGAGTCCTGTCTGGCCGGGCGCTGTACGTGACATACCGCACGTCCTCCCCCGGTCAGCACTTTCATGCCCACGCTTTGCAGCTGAGGAAACAGTTTCAGGAAATTGGAGAGTGGGACCCACAGcagtgagtggcagagctgggcacTTGGACGGGGGGCAGGATAGAACTGGAACTCCCAGTCCTGGCTCCTGACCGCCCCCTGGGCACCGGCCAGGCAGCTGGACCTCgaccagcagagggcagcagggCCCAAGGAGAGAAGACGTCCCCAGCTCCGGGAGGCTGGTCTGCAGGCAGGCCAGGTGCAGAGAGCTACCTTTTCATCCGCTCCTGCCCCGGGACACACCGCTCCCTCCAGCCACCGCCCACCAAGCAGGGCGGATCctaacatctcagtgaagaaaagATAAGCTCAGACAGGCCATGTGACTTGATTACTTGGCCAGTTTGAGCAGAACTAGAATGAAAGTGATCCTGCCTGGAGTCTGTCATGGTTCTAGGGTCAGAACCTAGGATTCGAATCCCGATCCTTCTCACAGGATTATAGTTGAGTGGATGGGCTGGAGTGATATTGAAGCAATGTGTTTCCCGTGGGGCCATGTAACCCAGCCCCATTTAATCTCCTCTGTGATAACCCTGGGGAGGCAGCTTGGAACTGAGgggtctcctctctgccctcctcacCCCTGATCCCAACCCAGAATTTATAGCTCAGGAGATGATTATAATACTTAAgaatgttgggacttccctgttggtacagtgactaagactccaccctcccaaagcaaggagcccaggtttgatcgtctggtcaaggaactaaatccCTCATGCtgaaatgaagatcaaagatctggcgttctgcaaccaagacccagagcaaccaaatcaataaataaatatcttttaaaaatacttaagaatgTCAAGGTACCACAAGGGAGTGCTGCCAGAAAGTAAGGTGCTGTGAGTCAGTAGGTGGGGACGTGCCCTCCCCACCTCTGCAGTCAGAACCAGCCTGGGGGGctggctggaggaggagggaaggggaggatccagaggaccctggaggcctTCCTGCTGGAGAGCCAGTCCACAAGGAGACCCAAGCCCTGTGAGGGGGGTGGGACGGTGCTGAGGAAAGACAGTGAAGTTGCTGACTCTCTTCTTCTGGACCTCCTCCTAGCTGAAGGCGCCAATCATGTGAAGGACTGGCTCAAAactgggaaatgagtacatcaaggctgtatattgtcaccctgcttatttaacttatatgcagggtacaccatgtgaaatgccgaatgaatgaatcacaagctggaatcaagattgccaggaaaaatatcaacaacctcaaatatgcagatgctataattctaatggcagaaggtgaagaggaaccaaagagcctcttgatgaaagtgaaagaggagcatgaaaaagctggcttaaaactcaaaaatcagaaaactaagatcatggcatccagttccatcacttgatggcaaatagaaggggaagaaatcgaagcaatgacagattttattttcttgggctccaaaatcactgtgaacataATTAAAAGATActggctccttgaaagaaaagctatgacaaacctagatagcatactaaaaagagaaatcatagtcaaagctatggtttttccagtagtcatgtatggttgtgagagttggaccataaagaaggctgagcacagaagtgatgcttttgaactgtggtgttggagaaaactcttgagagtccttcggacagcaaggagatcaaaccagttaatcctaaaggaaatcaaccctgaatactcattggtaggactgatattgaaactgaagctccaatactttgggcacctgatgtggccaagagccaactcattagaaaagaccctgatgctgggaaagattgaaggcaggaggagaaggggacgacagaggatgagatggttggatggcatcactgacttaatggacatgagtttgagcaagctcaaggagatggtgaaggacagggaagcctggcttgctgtagtccatggggtcgcaaagagttgaacttgaCTGATTGACTCAACAATAACACTTAATCAATCAAGGGCTCTGAACCACTCcccacacacccatgcacacacccCAGTGTGCTAATAAGGAAGATAAGTTAGGacccctgcccaaggtcacacagtgcaAACAGGACACAGGTCTTCCTGAAGGACTGGAGTGACTCCtcagactgaaactctgttccATCAAAGTGCTagcgaggttttttttttttttttttcaagagaaatGGGGCCCCTCAGGCCCAGCATATTTAATAATCCTCAATGCAAGAGGGTTGAAAACTATCTGACACAGTCCCTAAATCAGTAAATTAGAGATACAGATAAATAATGATCCAAAGGGGGGATTGTCATCTACCCCAAGGCCACAGTCAGATAACTAAAATTCCGGGTCCCTGGGTGAGTCTGAGAGGTGAGACCCTGAGAAAGGCAGCTGTGACAGGTGATGTCCGTCAGACACCAGCTTCTGGGCTGGCCCTGCTCCCCTCCCAGGTTCTGGGTGGGCAGGGAGAGCAGGCTTTGGCTCAGAAGTCTGGAGGAACCTGAGTGGGGACCGGGACAGGCTCACTCAAGAGTTTTTGGAGGGAAATTCCTGCCGGCCTTGCCCCTTGCTGCCAAAGTAACGCACCCGATGGATGATCTGCAGCTGCTGCTCAATGGTTGCGGTGATGTTCACGTTGTCGGGGATGGGGACGTAACGGACGTTCCGGCCTGTCACAAAGAGGTCGTCCAGCTCCACCTGATGCCCCCAACGGTCTGTGTAGGTGACCTGAGCCAGGCGGATGTTCATGAAAGCATCGACGTTGTCTATGCGTCCGTGGGCCACGCTCTCATCTCGCAGGTCCACGGTGGTGACCTGGCCCTGGAGGCCCTGCAGCAGGATGATCAGGCTGTTCTCAGAGATGGTCCGCTCCTTCACCGAGTGGCTCACCTCCATTCTTCCACGCCGCGGGCTGCTCGCTAGAGCTTGGGAGTGGGCTTGGGAAGAGGCGCTAAACTCAGCAACCGGGAGGAAGACGCTGGCCCCGCTCCCGCCGCCTCCGTGGTTCCAGGCTCGCTCGCGCTCCGCCCCTGGCTCCCCAGGACCGCCGCGCGGGTTCCTTCCGCTGTCCCGCTGCGCGTCGCCGCCGAAACAAGCGGGCGCCTAGCCTGGCGGCCTCCCTCTCGCTGCCGGATTAAGACGCCATCGAGGTTTTTATTCAGAATTGTTAAAGGGGACCCAGGAATCAataaacaaaaggagaaggattttggagaaggaaaaactCTTTCTGGATTCTTCTATGACACTCTTGGTTTCAGATACATTGAGTCATTGTCAGATCAAGATCAGTAAGCAGTAGCTAACTAAATGGGTGGTGTCTGGGCTCCCTCTTCTGTGAAGGGGCAATGGTAATGCCATTGCTGGCTCACAGGTTAGAAGAGGTCATAACTCCCAGCCTAGTGAGTGTCCAGCAAATGAGAGCCCAGTGGGTGTGATTAGTGACATCATTATTGGCATCTTGCAGGCCAGAGCCAGCCCAGAGGACAGCTCTGCTGCAGAACTTGTGATACCGTGGAGGGCCCTGTGGGGTACCTGGACACAGgacctttctgtgtcccccatgtCTTTGATTATAGGGAACAGCTTTCATTcaacctccatgaccttccctgagttctgatgggcagattcaagcagttgttaatcagggaagggaggtgaTAGGAGAAACAGCTAAGAGCAGCCTTGGGGTAAGATCCTGTTTCCCCATCAGAGGATACACACAACAATgtctttgagctattttgcagatactgaagtCCCCTCCAGGTATGTGTGTGCTCGGTCAGATTCAAGTCTtttcgaccccaaggactgtagcccaccaggctcctctgtccttgaaatttttctggcaagaatactgaaatgggttcccattccccactccaggggaatcttcccaacccagaggtcaaacctgcatttcttgcatctcctgcattggcaggcatattctttaccactgtgccacctgggaagccctcatactacccttgatcttagccaaaaggtcGAGAAGGGATGGGAGAAGTTAATGATTAATGATGGTATACTGCCCACAagtatgtagatgacaccacctttaaggcagaaagtgaagaggaactaaagagcctcttgatgaaagtgaaagaggaaagtgaaaaagctggcttaaaactcaacatttaaaaaatgaagatcatggcatccagtcccatcacttcatggcaaatagatggggaaacaatggaaatagtgagagacttcattttcttgggctccaaaatcactgcagatggtgacgtcagccatgaaattaaaagatgcttgttccttggaagaaaagctatgaccaacctagatagcatattagaaagcagagacattactttgctgataaagtccatctaaaagctgtgttttttctagtaatcatgtatggatttgagagttggaccataaagaaagctgagtgccaaagaactgatgcttttgaactgtggtgttagagaagacctttgagagtcctttggactgcaagaagatccaaccagtcaatcctaaaggaaatcagtcctgaatattcattggaaggactgatgctcaaactaaagctccaatacgttggccacctgatgcaaagaactgactcattggaaaagaccctgatgttgggaaagattgaagggggaaggagaaggggacgacagaggatgagatggttggatggcatcactgactcaatggacatgagtttgagcaagctcaaggagatggtgaaggacagggaagcctggtgtgttgctgtctatggggttccaaagagttggacacaactgagtgactgaactgactaactgccCACAAGGATGTAGACCCCAGGCCAGTTGGATCCGAAGGTTGATAACGCGGACTCCTGCTGCCCTCACCACTAACCCATCAGAAGAGTGTCTAGGAGCTGATCACACCCTCTTTGAACAATTTCTATAAAACTTGTCACTATCTTCCCCAAGTGGGGACATTTAATTTAAAGGACATGAGCCTACTGTGTCCCCCTTTGCTTGGCAATGCAATAAAGTTATCCTTTTCTGCTTCACCCAAAACCCCGTCCCCGGGATTTGATTCAGCACGGGTGCACAGAGAAGCGGAGCTTGTGGCATCAGTTAACACCAGCTACTGAGGGGTCTTTGGGGGTGGGAGTGATGCTCCATGTCTCCCACCACCCCAGTCACCCAGGACTATTCAGGGCTCACCTTGAGCACCCCCTTTGGGGGGGCCACTCTCTACCAGCTCCTAGTGCTCCCAACAACCCtaatggctcagagagtaaagaattcgcgtgcaatgtgggagccctgggttcgatccctgggttgggaagattcccctggagaagggaatggcaacccactccagtattctggcctggagaattccatggacagaggaacctgccaggctatagtccatggggtcacagagtcagacaggactgagt includes the following:
- the LOC136168887 gene encoding U7 snRNA-associated Sm-like protein LSm10, whose amino-acid sequence is MEVSHSVKERTISENSLIILLQGLQGQVTTVDLRDESVAHGRIDNVDAFMNIRLAQVTYTDRWGHQVELDDLFVTGRNVRYVPIPDNVNITATIEQQLQIIHRVRYFGSKGQGRQEFPSKNS